One Argentina anserina chromosome 6, drPotAnse1.1, whole genome shotgun sequence genomic window, ATTGCAATTAACTCCCCTCATGTGAAACTTGTTGACAACAATGCGCTACTTTTATCTTCTATATAGAAAAAGATATCAGATTACCGTGTTGATGTAACATTTCAATTATGACAACTACCTAATTTTCAGGTCATTTTCTCTTGACAAACCTCCTACTTGAGAAAATGAAGCACACGGCTAAAACCACCGGCGTTGAAGGCAGAATTGTGAACCTGTCATCGATTGCTCACATACACACCTACGACAATGGGATTCGATTTGAAAGGATCAATGATCGAAGTGGGTACGTCATTGCTATTTAACACTTAACTAAGGCATATCATGGCTATAAACATATAATAGACTTATAAGCAGCTTAACTCTCGCTAATTCTTTGCTTGTATACTCAGTTACTCGGACAAAAGAGCATATGGACAATCCAAACTGGCCAATATACTCCACGCTAACGAGCTCTCCCGTAGGTTGCAGGTAAATTGTTTTGCCTTCAGTCCTTTCATTTTCAAAGCTCAAAGTTTTTACCTCTTGCAGTGTGTAGAAAACATCTATAATTGTTAAAAAAGATTCGAAAGTACTCTTATGCATCTTAGACTTTTCCTGAGTGAATATACTCAATTATATTATTCGCAATTTTCTGCCACAAAATCTTGTCACTGGTGGTTAGTCAATTTTCAGTAGTTCATCAATGAGCGTCCTTAGGTAGGTACGTGAATACTGTCCCATAGATATCCGTATCAAAGAATGATTTGAAGAACAAATAGATAGAAAACGGAAAGTGGTCACATTAATTAATAGAGAATTTAATCACTGTACTTAAGTGTGTAAAAATGAAATCACAAATCTGTACTTAATAGAGAATTTAATCACCGTACCataatcacaaatcaaatctGGTAAATTAGTATCACTTCAAGCTTAATTAAAAAGTTTGCAAAAATGAATTATACGTGGTAAaaaccaatgttttaaaaaactcaGCTTAAAGCTACTTACATAACACCTATGTTTTTCGGTCCGGACACCGAAACTCGCCTTTTACTATGCCTTAGAAAATAATctttttaagtatctttttatatttatttatataatgtgtttaatttgagGAAAACTATCTAAAcgtttggattatgaatttcattatatctaaatgcaataaattagtaagttcttatgtatatttgttctttttgtatgtgtataattatatatttacacatgTAACTACTAATGTTTTATAACACAAGGCTTACGCCTTATGCGCCTTAAGTTTTAAAACTCAAGACTCTCAAGAAAACGTCTTGAGTACACATTCGCTTTTTAAAATATTGGTAAAAACTTAAAATGGACCCCTTTGTTGATTGTAATCAGAACTTAAGTATCTGTTCTAAAATGGTAATATCGACCAAATTGCGTGCCTGGCCTTTGCAGGAAGAAGGTGTGAATATCACTGCCAACTCGGTCCACCCAGGAATAATAATGACACCTCTGATGAGGCACTCTGCTCTTCTAATGAGTATGTTGCATTCAGATATGCATAATTAATACCAGAAAAGAATTTTCACACTACTTGAATAATTTTGATTCGCTCTATTATCTGCAGAAACTTTTAGGTTTTTCACCTTTTGCATTTGGAAGAATGTTCCTCAGGTAATCTCCATCAAATGCGTCTAGCTATATATTACGTAGAGATAAATTTCTTGCGGCATACATATGAGCCATATTACACAATCAGATAAGGGTGTCGAAAGCATGAAGTAAAACTCAACTGTTTAATGATCTTAACCAGGGAGCAGCCACAACATGCTTTGTAGCACTCCATCCAAAAATGAAGGGTGTGACCGGAAAATATTATGTCGACTGCAACGAGATGAAGCCGAGCTCCTATGCCACAAACGAGAAGTTGGCGAAAAGACTGTGGGACTTCAGCAACAAATTGATTGATGGAGCTTCTACTAAGGGCTGATGAGAAGCATGACAGCTTCTTCTGGACTCTGTGATCAAAGTAGTACTATTACAATATATGAGCCCGCAAAGCAGGAGTATTTTGTGGGACTAATGCATGCGACTGTGCAACTGTAATGTCGATGTTATAACACGTTGTTGTTTGGTTATTGTTTGTTGATAGTAGTTGCATTGTCTCATTTATTATGTACTGCTTATTATAAAGACACGCACCAGTACCGGACCTCCGTGCTTTTCAATTGACATACTATATACGGACTATGGTTAAATACTTCATTAGTTTATCTTTAGCACTCAGTTCACATTTACCATAAACATGGCTGAACAATATATAGTGTAACTAGCTTGCTGCTTGTGAGATGGTCAATAACCAAACGTGCATCAGGCTTGGGCATGAGCTAGAATTGCATATTATTTATGGCTCCAATATGAGAGTGCCAATACTTTACGCTTATCTCGCCTCTTGTCCGATGATGTTGCTTTCGATCAAGGGACAGAGGTTAAAAGAAAGTCGCAAGTTAAATGAAATGTATATGTAAATATGTCATACGACTAGATATTCAAGATGTCATTGTACATTATGAGGGTGTCGAGGAAGCGGATAGACTGCAGATGGATGCTGACTAATGATGTCCTGCAATGACGACTTCCGAATGAGCATTTCAGTGATTCTTATAGAGTTATAGAGTTATAGGTGTATGTGggagtaacaaaaattagtgaTCAGAAGTTAAGATAAAGTGGATACAACCGATTAAGTGACAATAAATGCAAGCAGTAAATACATCTAATTTATGATGACAATGAAGCTGTTAATGAAGAGGAACAATGAAGGTGACATGAATGTTGATCATTAACAGATAATAATGATGATTCATGAATACTGGTGGAAAACCGACACATCAATGAGTTGTTATGTAATAAcccaattttcttttttggagttaaaattgtatgaattcgttgAAATTGGTAAACTTGGTAAATTTATTAAATCGCATTTTTCGCTTCATGACGATGTCAAATCAAAAACGGAACCGTCGTTGGaaattaaaattagaaaaacgttacgtttccacgATGCaggagtcgacttttactcaATCGCTCGTTtatgaaaacttccttcatgaaagttgtaacgatttcgtggacacatcacgcgttctaatcggacgtcgtacataaaagttattaacgacggaagttagtttccgattttggaaaaaggtataaaaaggaataatttagaattagggtttccaatttcggAAGCCCtcatctttctctctctctctctctctctctctctctctctctctctctctctctctctcctctcatcCGCAGCTCTCCccgaccctctctctctcaaaaatCGCCTTCGGTGATCTTTCGACCCAGGCCGCTgtggctctcaccgccggcctcAAGAGCTTCGCACGGGACACAAAATCAAACCAAGAGCACGACGCGTCCTCCCGCGCGACGTCCCAAAGCCCCTACAACTTCCTCCGCCGTCCAAGCTTCGTCGTCGGCGAGATTAGGGCACGTGGACCAGCTCGACATCGCCGCACCGCATTGCCGAAGCCACCTGCTAGGAGATTGGACCTCGATTTTCGCCGTCTTGATCGCCACCTTGTTCAAGCTCCTTCGGCGACACTCCGGTGGCTTCAAGGCTCAATCTTGGTAAGGGTTCGTTTAATTCAATTGTTGTGATGGATTGTTTGTGAGATTGTGGAGATTGGTGGAGAAACTAAGGAGGAGAAGGAGGTGAATGGAGTACCGCCGTCTTAGGCAGCGCGTGAGAGGGCGTGAAGGCGGCTTAAGGCCGTGGAAggggaggagaggaagaaaaGAGAGGTTTTGGGCGGtggtgggcaagccacgcgcgccggaggtggcgcgtgaacagtgatttttcaaacagtaatttttgtaaaagtgatttctgtacggtgaatgtaaaaagtaatttacgtacaataaatgtaaaagtattttacgtacaataaatgtaaaagtgatttatgtatactaattgtaaaagtaaattttgaaaagtaatacgcaaacagtacgtatatgaaaagtaatacgtaaacagtatgtatttGAACAGTAATATATGAATAGTAATtatgtgaacaataatttcgtaaaaaccggAAAtcgctgaacagtaaaactttagtactgattcggcatttgaggttttacgtaacgtttaTAAATCACTTATCATccattctaggtgatcgacacaacaagtaaaggatACGCTTgcggaattgtggaaattatgctcaggaatataaggtgagtaaatctcactatgacgagtctacatTCAGAGTTAaacttattttaaaagatcgaattatgatatgtatatgatatagtaggttgtgtatgtgtataaatggtaaaactcgatacatatatatgagttgtcaTATTATGCACTGTCATACTTCTTTTTCCTAATGagatattgatatatatatatatatatatatatatatattatttgagcatgagtggttttggttttggtacaataacatgtgaggaatgtattgtacgtggttttaacttgagttatgttaaaacgtttttgttgtcttcggacctgtctttggacgtgttggcatgtcagaacctagccttagccgggcgacagttacgatacagttagagctctagtctatctgccggtgtactggcatgagaggtaacatatgggttatcggcttatgagtacccatatttttggatattagaTAGCAAGTGGTTGCCAAATGTCTgacggtgtactgcatgaggggtaacagatgagtacatgggtctcataagtacccgtattataaatgtatttgggtaaacagatgggttgcccgatttctcatgagcacctatattttcagatattattagacaaccagatggacCAGCCAATGACTCATgggtacatttataattgaatgttttcagcatttttttctatatttatatgcgagttatattgttgttttactcatacgagctgcaaagcttaccaggtttgtgtttacaatcctggtgcacctattcgatagtgtatgggatagttctgcaggtgtggatcaACGGAATTGACGAAATACTCTGAAGAGTtcgaagtttatttatttattttgtggtgaggattgtgaggattttacatttccatttgaaataatgcttgaattttaaattggttttgtaataatccatTCGACTGAATTGTATTATGAAATCAGTAATGATACGCTGTGACGATaagatttattgagattgtttttttgagttttcatggcttcgatttcgagtttcatacttcaaatttcggggtcgtgacatgtTACAACTATGATAAATGTCATATTTATCACCTGAGTAAATGAGACAACATGAATGCATGATAAAACCACATTGCAATACACATGAATGATGAAATTAAGGACAATCATAAATGGTACTAAATATTCATAAAGAAATCTCCCCATATAAGGATAATACAACAGAGAGGTAAGGGAGGTGATTCTGATTGTGAGAAAGCTATTCAAATTAGAAACATACTGACTTTGGCATCAGAGAGTTTTCTGCATGTGCCCCctatgcctcatcatttagcccgcggatccgAAAATTCCACGGAaacccgcaagcccgatgggcttttacccggtCCGGCCCGCAAGAAAGTCCGGCAAATCTCGTTTTCCGTAGGTAGAGGGTCGAGCTtagtttagaggtgtgaaacccgacCTGGTCCGTGGGCCCGGTTCGCCCAAatcccgcaaggcccggcctgTAAAATTctgccaaataataaaatattatacatacatattatattagttttagaataaaactatcgcattatgaagcaactgtatgaatgaaacttctcggaattgatcgacaccagccgatgtgatcggtatatatattcagtgaccctataaaaatttcatctaattcggacctcgtctgaTTGTTGAAATTtctggtaaatcgaaaacaataCTAATATGCCCAAAGTgaggacccattacaaagatgcgaatgccgaaagccgtttgcatatctaaaatcatctaatttttttcactgatcgtgcgtggtcgcaccgaagaaactcatttggtGAAGCCCTAGttaatggggttttaatatgtcaaaataccttttttttgttgaccgtaggtacgaacggtcaaaccatgtccaaaacggacgaaatttttatggcatccctaaatatataatctgatcacatctattggtgtcgatcgaccatattttaaattgaattgtcgatcgccgaagtgtctactaatgcaTCATAACttttttattaggtttagaataaaactatcgcattatgaagcaactatatgaaagacTTATCAGGATCGATCAACACTAGccaatgtgatcggtatatatatctagtgatcatgtaaaaatttcatccaattcagacctcgtttgactgtcGGAATTTCTGGTATACTAAAAACactactaatatgccctaagggaagaCCTACTAGCAAGATGTGATCACCGAatgtcgtttgcatatatgaaataatctaatttttgtcaccgatcgtgcgcggtcgcaccaaGAAAACTCATGTGGCAAACCCCGGTTAatgggggttttaatatgtcaaaatgtttttttttgttgactgtaGGTATGGACGGTccaaccatgtccaaaacgggacgaaatttttacgggattcctaaatatatataccgatcacatatgcTAGTGTccattaatgtatcataaccttttatattaggtttagaataaaactatcgaattatgaagcgactatatgaaggaaacttctcgggattgatCGACAACAGCCaatgtaatcggtatatatatgtagtgatcttgtaaaatttcatctaattcggaccttgtttgatcatcggaatttccggtaaaccaaaatcaccactaatatgccctaaggaaGAACCCATtatcaagatgcgaatgccgaaagttgtttacatatttgaaatcacctaatttttgtcaccgatcgtgcatggtcgcaacgaggaaacccatttggcaaaaccccggtcaatggggttttaatatgtcaaaacgcctctttttttgttgaccataaGTACGGacagtcaaaccatgttcaaaacggacgaaatttttacacaatccctaaatatatatactgatcacatctgctagtgtcgatcgatcatatttcgaactggtgttgtcgatcgccgaagtgtctactaatgtatcataaccgttaaattaggtttagaataaaaccatcgcattatgaagcgagtatatgaaggaaaattctcgggatcgatcgacactagccgatgtgatcagtacatatatttagtgatcctgtaaaaatttcatctaattcggaactcgtttgaccgtcggaatttctggTAACCAAATACACCACTAATATGacctaagggatgacccattaccagGATGTGAATGccgaaagttgtttacatatttgtaatCACCTATTTTTTGTTACTGATCATGCGTGGTCACAACAAGGAAacatatttggcaaagcctcgGTCAATGGAGTTTTATTAtatcaaaacgccttttttttgttgactgtaGGTACGTACGGTTAAACCATGTTTAAAGCTAACGAAATTTTtgcagggtccctaaatatatattgatcacatctactggtgtcaatcaacaatatttcgaaactagaatatatttgtgactttttttaaatattttctaataattattttattgttccaaatctttaaataagagtattatgtCTTTTTTAaatacaagcccgcaaggcccggcccgacACTTAATttaaatgtactaaggccCAGCCAGAGCCTGTCACTCATGATCCGGGACGAGCCCATTGACGAGCcctaccccccccccccccccccccccttacCAAAGATCGATCAACCAAATCAAAGGAAAGATAAGACAAACAACAATCCACGTCAGTTCATGTCCACGAATATATAGTTTGGAGAGTCAAACGCCCTTGAGGAATTTCTCATCACCAACAattggcgccgtctgtgggaaCCCGCTTCTCCCTAAAAAGAAATGGCAGGGATTGATCATGATGGATTCACGTTTCAATTGCTTGGCTTGGGAGGTAGTGGAGGCAACAACGGTTTTGGTGACCTCAATCTACCTTTCTCAGACGAAAAGAGAAAGAACTAGAGCAGCTTCGAAAGGAGAAACAAGACTAAGAAAAATGGCGACGGAAGAAACTTGAGCGTATTCTGCACGTGGAAAACGCCTCGTCAGATGGCAAAGTAGAAGCGTGTCAGTTGCATAGCATGACAAATGTGGACGTCAACGTGATCAACTGTGGAATCACTGGCGGAATCCTACATGAAGGTATAGATGGAACGCATAATGGGGGTACAAATAGTAGCGTGAAAACACATCGACAAAAAAGAGCGTGCATGGAGGAGTGGCATGAGAAGATGGAAAAGATGATTAACGAATGTAAGCACACGGGACCATGTGAGCTCGCAGCGGAGATAGCAAGGGACATTGGCAAGTCACCTTTCACATATGATATTTTGAACGTGCAAAATCCATGAAGGTTTGTGACCCCAATATTTCAATAGTATGATGGGACATCAGATCCGGTAGATCACATGAAGGGGTACGAGCAA contains:
- the LOC126798707 gene encoding short-chain dehydrogenase TIC 32 B, chloroplastic-like, translated to MGFFSLVTGRPGASGFGSASTAEQVTNGIDARNLTVIVTGGSSGIGLETAKILALRRAHVIIAARNIEAANEAKKLILEENEKARVDVLQLDLCSVNSVRAFVDNFIALDLPLNLLINNAGVMFCPHLLSEDGIEMQFATNHLGHFLLTNLLLEKMKHTAKTTGVEGRIVNLSSIAHIHTYDNGIRFERINDRSGYSDKRAYGQSKLANILHANELSRRLQEEGVNITANSVHPGIIMTPLMRHSALLMKTFRFFTFCIWKNVPQGAATTCFVALHPKMKGVTGKYYVDCNEMKPSSYATNEKLAKRLWDFSNKLIDGASTKG